A DNA window from Euleptes europaea isolate rEulEur1 chromosome 20, rEulEur1.hap1, whole genome shotgun sequence contains the following coding sequences:
- the RGMA gene encoding repulsive guidance molecule A, whose protein sequence is MQPLRERLVVRGEAGWMGMGKGARADALLIQTLFLSLCIFPTGTSPCKIMKCNSEFLAATSGPHHPGAEDPPEFCTALRTYAHCTHRTARTCRGDLAYHSAVHGIEDLLAQHNCSKEGPTSQPRPRPPPRGDSQERSDSPEVCHYEKSFHKHSPPPNYTHCGLFGDPHLRTFSDAFQTCKVQGAWPLIDNNYLNVQVTNTPVWPGSAATATSKLTIIFKSFQECVDQKVYQAEMDQLPAAFIDGSQNGGDKYGANSLKITEKVSGQHVEIQAKYIGTTIVVRQVGRYLTFAIRMPEEVVNAVEDRDNQGLYLCLRGCPLNQQIDLEAFRSAAPATESQPRRKGLAFTHDTATAKCREKLPVEDVYFKSCVFDLLTTGDVNFTLAAYYAFEDVKMLHSDKDKLHLYGQSRNAAASHQHAPLFVLLATLVCLSHFSAIVL, encoded by the exons GGACATCTCCGTGTAAAATCATGAAGTGCAACTCTGAGTTTCTGGCTGCCACTTCAGGGCCTCACCACCCCGGCGCTGAGGATCCCCCCGAATTCTGCACGGCTCTGCGCACCTACGCCCACTGCACCCACCGGACAGCCCGGACCTGCCGGGGGGACCTGGCGTACCACTCTGCCGTCCACGGCATTGAGGACCTGCTGGCCCAGCACAACTGCTCCAAGGAGGGTCCCACCTCCcagccccgcccccgccccccaccccggggGGACAGCCAGGAGCGCTCAGACAGCCCCGAGGTCTGCCATTACGAGAAGAGCTTCCACAAGCACTCCCCCCCGCCCAACTACACCCACTGCGGGCTCTTCGGGGACCCTCACCTCCGGACTTTTTCGGACGCTTTCCAGACCTGCAAAGTGCAGGGAGCGTGGCCACTCATCGACAATAACTACCTGAACGTACAGGTCACCAACACTCCCGTCTGGCCCGGCTCCGCTGCCACCGCAACCAGCAAG CTCACGATCATCTTCAAGAGCTTCCAGGAGTGTGTGGACCAAAAAGTCTATCAGGCGGAGATGGACCAGCTGCCGGCAGCTTTCATTGACGGCTCCCAGAACGGCGGTGACAAGTACGGTGCCAACAGCCTGAAGATCACCGAGAAGGTGTCAGGTCAGCACGTCGAGATCCAGGCCAAGTACATTGGTACCACCATTGTGGTGAGGCAGGTCGGCCGCTACCTCACCTTTGCCATCCGCATGCCCGAGGAGGTGGTCAACGCCGTGGAGGACAGAGACAATCAAGGCCTGTACCTCTGCCTGCGGGGCTGCCCCCTCAACCAGCAGATAGACTTGGAGGCCTTCCGCTCTGCCGCACCGGCCACCGAAAGCCAACCTCGCCGAAAAGGGCTGGCCTTCACCCACGACACGGCCACGGCCAAGTGCCGAGAGAAGCTGCCGGTCGAGGACGTGTACTTCAAGTCCTGTGTCTTTGACCTCTTGACCACGGGGGATGTCAACTTCACCCTTGCGGCCTACTATGCCTTTGAGGACGTCAAGATGCTCCATTCCGACAAAGACAAATTGCACTTGTATGGACAGTCCAGGAATGCGGCTGCCTCCCATCAACACGCCCCTCTTTTTGTTCTCCTCGCCACACTGGTGTGTTTGAGTCACTTCTCAGCCATTGTGCTATAG